In Gossypium raimondii isolate GPD5lz chromosome 12, ASM2569854v1, whole genome shotgun sequence, a single window of DNA contains:
- the LOC105763798 gene encoding probable protein S-acyltransferase 14 isoform X2 — protein sequence MHRSGTTMAWNVFKFCTVLRGLGSIMILLVLGVVGVTYYAVVFTNYGPALFDGGLHSFIAVVVLILFHFLLVLLLWSYFTVVLTDSGTVPPNWKPASDEERGEVDPLNESEFDGLQPDLSSQRIRYCWKCNQFKPPRCHHCSVCGRCVLKMDHHCVWVVNCVGALNYKYFLLFLFYTFLETSLVTLALFSHFLAFFSDEEIPGTTATLATTFLSFVLNLAFALSVFGFLIMHVSLVSANTTTIEVFGTDKRYWFIPAYSDEDLRRIPALQGLEFPSNPDFDSEEF from the exons ATGCATAGATCTGGAACAACTATGGCTTGGAACGTGTTCAAGTTTTGTACGGTCCTGAGAGGCCTTGGCTCGATCATGATCCTGTTGGTTTTAGGGGTCGTCGGTGTCACTTATTACGCCGTCGTTTTCACCAATTACGGACCTGCTTTGTTCGATGGTGGCCTTCACTCGTTCATTGCTGTTGTTGTATTGATCTTATTTCATTTCTtg TTGGTTTTGCTGTTATGGAGTTACTTCACTGTCGTTTTGACTGATTCCGGTACTGTGCCGCCTAACTGGAAACCGGCTTCGGATGAGGAAAGAGGGGAGGTTGACCCATTGAATGAGTCGGAGTTTGACGGTTTGCAGCCGGACCTGTCAAGTCAAAGGATTCGATATTGTTGGAAGTGCAACCAGTTTAAACCACCTCGTTGCCATCATTGTTCTGTTT GTGGGCGGTGTGTGCTAAAGATGGACCATCATTGTGTATGGGTTGTCAATTGTGTTGGTGCATTGAATTATAAGTATTTCCTTCTGTTCTTG TTCTACACATTCCTCGAGACAAGTCTTGTGACGTTGGCCTTATTCTCTCATTTCTTAGCATTCTTTAGCGATGAAGAAATTCCCGGAACTACTGCCACCCTTGCTACAACTTTTCTGTCCTTCG TTTTGAATCTGGCGTTTGCATTGAGTGTCTTTGGGTTTTTGATCATGCACGTATCTTTGGTGTCCGCTAACACCACAACTATTGAG GTGTTTGGAACAGACAAGCGATACTGGTTCATTCCAGCTTACTCGGACGAGGATTTACGACGAATTCCAGCACTTCAGGGTCTCGAATTCCCATCGAACCCTGATTTTGATTCCGAGGAGTTCTAA
- the LOC105763798 gene encoding probable protein S-acyltransferase 14 isoform X1 — translation MHRSGTTMAWNVFKFCTVLRGLGSIMILLVLGVVGVTYYAVVFTNYGPALFDGGLHSFIAVVVLILFHFLLVLLLWSYFTVVLTDSGTVPPNWKPASDEERGEVDPLNESEFDGLQPDLSSQRIRYCWKCNQFKPPRCHHCSVCGRCVLKMDHHCVWVVNCVGALNYKYFLLFLFYTFLETSLVTLALFSHFLAFFSDEEIPGTTATLATTFLSFVLNLAFALSVFGFLIMHVSLVSANTTTIEAYEKKTTPKWRYDLGRKKNFEQVFGTDKRYWFIPAYSDEDLRRIPALQGLEFPSNPDFDSEEF, via the exons ATGCATAGATCTGGAACAACTATGGCTTGGAACGTGTTCAAGTTTTGTACGGTCCTGAGAGGCCTTGGCTCGATCATGATCCTGTTGGTTTTAGGGGTCGTCGGTGTCACTTATTACGCCGTCGTTTTCACCAATTACGGACCTGCTTTGTTCGATGGTGGCCTTCACTCGTTCATTGCTGTTGTTGTATTGATCTTATTTCATTTCTtg TTGGTTTTGCTGTTATGGAGTTACTTCACTGTCGTTTTGACTGATTCCGGTACTGTGCCGCCTAACTGGAAACCGGCTTCGGATGAGGAAAGAGGGGAGGTTGACCCATTGAATGAGTCGGAGTTTGACGGTTTGCAGCCGGACCTGTCAAGTCAAAGGATTCGATATTGTTGGAAGTGCAACCAGTTTAAACCACCTCGTTGCCATCATTGTTCTGTTT GTGGGCGGTGTGTGCTAAAGATGGACCATCATTGTGTATGGGTTGTCAATTGTGTTGGTGCATTGAATTATAAGTATTTCCTTCTGTTCTTG TTCTACACATTCCTCGAGACAAGTCTTGTGACGTTGGCCTTATTCTCTCATTTCTTAGCATTCTTTAGCGATGAAGAAATTCCCGGAACTACTGCCACCCTTGCTACAACTTTTCTGTCCTTCG TTTTGAATCTGGCGTTTGCATTGAGTGTCTTTGGGTTTTTGATCATGCACGTATCTTTGGTGTCCGCTAACACCACAACTATTGAG GCATATGAGAAGAAAACTACTCCGAAATGGCGTTATGACCTAGGccgaaagaaaaattttgaacag GTGTTTGGAACAGACAAGCGATACTGGTTCATTCCAGCTTACTCGGACGAGGATTTACGACGAATTCCAGCACTTCAGGGTCTCGAATTCCCATCGAACCCTGATTTTGATTCCGAGGAGTTCTAA
- the LOC105763800 gene encoding glutathione S-transferase zeta class isoform X6 — MSLTDCFAGHIIAKILTKYQQLPTARSEAFELSTFPTMAAIIGESPKLALYSYWQSSCSWRVRFALNLKGISYEYKAVNLSKGEQFTPEFEKLNPLHFVPVLVDGDVVVSDSYAILLYLEEKYPQRALLPADPQLKALNLQVASIVTSSIQPLHMLSTLKYLEQNVGPQESLLFAQTNVEKGFNALEKLLKDINGKYATGDEVYMADVFMAPQIAAAMQRFKIDMSKYPRLCRIFESLKALLEFLDASPERQPDAVP; from the exons ATGTCGTTAACTGATTGCTTTGCTGGTCACATTATTGCAAAAATCCTTACCAAATACCAACAACTACCCACCGCTCGGTCTGAAGCTTTTGAGCTTTCAACCTTTCCAACAATGGCAGCG ATAATTGGTGAGTCTCCAAAGCTTGCTCTGTATTCATACTGGCAAAGCTCATGTTCATGGCGAGTTCGCTTCGCTTTAAACCTCAAAG GGATTTCGTATGAGTACAAAGCTGTTAATCTTTCAAAAGGAGAGCAGTTTACACCAG AgtttgagaaattgaaccctcTGCATTTTGTTCCTGTTCTTGTTGATGGTGATGTTGTCGTGTCTGATTCATATGCAATCTTGTTG TATTTGGAAGAAAAATACCCTCAAAGAGCTCTCTTACCAGCTGATCCCCAGCTTAAAGCTCTGAATCTTCAG GTTGCCAGCATAGTCACCTCCAGCATACAGCCTCTTCATATGCTGTCAACCTTG AAATATCTTGAGCAAAATGTTGGTCCACAAGAATCACTTTTGTTTGCTCAAACTAATGTGGAAAAAGGTTTCAATG CTCTCGAGAAGTTGCTGAAAGACATCAACGGCAAATATGCAACCGGAGACGAAGTATACATG GCTGATGTATTTATGGCACCTCAGATAGCTGCGGCGATGCAGCGGTTTAAAATCGACATG TCCAAGTACCCTAGATTGTGTCGGATATTCGAGTCGTTGAAGGCGTTACTGGAATTCTTAGATGCCTCGCCTGAAAGACAACCTGATGCTGTACCTTAA
- the LOC105763800 gene encoding glutathione S-transferase zeta class isoform X2 has product MSLTDCFAGHIIAKILTKYQQLPTARSEAFELSTFPTMAAIIGESPKLALYSYWQSSCSWRVRFALNLKGISYEYKAVNLSKGEQFTPEFEKLNPLHFVPVLVDGDVVVSDSYAILLYLEEKYPQRALLPADPQLKALNLQVASIVTSSIQPLHMLSTLKYLEQNVGPQESLLFAQTNVEKGFNALEKLLKDINGKYATGDEVYMADVFMAPQIAAAMQRFKIDMSKYPRLCRIFESLKALLEFLDASPERQPDAVP; this is encoded by the exons ATGTCGTTAACTGATTGCTTTGCTGGTCACATTATTGCAAAAATCCTTACCAAATACCAACAACTACCCACCGCTCGGTCTGAAGCTTTTGAGCTTTCAACCTTTCCAACAATGGCAGCG ATAATTGGTGAGTCTCCAAAGCTTGCTCTGTATTCATACTGGCAAAGCTCATGTTCATGGCGAGTTCGCTTCGCTTTAAACCTCAAAG GGATTTCGTATGAGTACAAAGCTGTTAATCTTTCAAAAGGAGAGCAGTTTACACCAG AgtttgagaaattgaaccctcTGCATTTTGTTCCTGTTCTTGTTGATGGTGATGTTGTCGTGTCTGATTCATATGCAATCTTGTTG TATTTGGAAGAAAAATACCCTCAAAGAGCTCTCTTACCAGCTGATCCCCAGCTTAAAGCTCTGAATCTTCAG GTTGCCAGCATAGTCACCTCCAGCATACAGCCTCTTCATATGCTGTCAACCTTG AAATATCTTGAGCAAAATGTTGGTCCACAAGAATCACTTTTGTTTGCTCAAACTAATGTGGAAAAAGGTTTCAATG CTCTCGAGAAGTTGCTGAAAGACATCAACGGCAAATATGCAACCGGAGACGAAGTATACATG GCTGATGTATTTATGGCACCTCAGATAGCTGCGGCGATGCAACGGTTTAAAATCGACATG TCCAAGTACCCTAGATTGTGTCGGATATTCGAGTCGTTGAAGGCGTTACTGGAATTCTTAGATGCCTCGCCTGAAAGACAACCTGATGCTGTACCTTAA
- the LOC105763801 gene encoding LOB domain-containing protein 19, translating into MSAANNGTGPCGACKFLRRKCVRGCVFAPYFDSDQGTAHFAAVHKVFGASNAAKLLQGTPVHRRVDAVFTLCYEALARVRDPVYGCAGHIFTLQQQVVNLQAELAYIQARLSTLQCLSLVLPQSQAECRSPTTFHSASELGSDLVCSSDTSMNVFDLPQPQQTSIELAGSPNPFNRVTEDEDLQALAWELVSQCHPGVRFRPSTSG; encoded by the exons ATGAGTGCAGCCAACAATGGAACCGGGCCATGCGGAGCCTGTAAGTTCCTCAGGCGAAAATGCGTGAGAGGGTGCGTGTTCGCGCCGTATTTCGACTCGGACCAAGGCACGGCTCACTTCGCGGCGGTGCACAAGGTGTTTGGCGCCAGCAATGCTGCCAAGTTGCTGCAGGGAACGCCGGTTCACAGGCGTGTCGACGCCGTGTTCACGCTTTGTTACGAGGCTTTAGCTAGGGTTAGAGACCCTGTTTATGGCTGTGCTGGCCATATATTCACCCTCCAACAGCAG GTAGTGAATTTACAGGCAGAGTTAGCCTACATTCAGGCCCGACTTTCGACGTTGCAGTGTCTCTCTCTAGTGCTGCCGCAGTCGCAGGCTGAATGCCGATCGCCGACGACGTTTCATTCCGCGTCGGAATTAGGATCTGACTTGGTATGTTCTTCTGATACATCCATGAACGTCTTTGATCTGCCACAACCGCAACAGACTTCAATCGAACTCGCGGGTTCTCCAAATCCTTTCAATCGAGTAACGGAAGACGAAGACCTTCAAGCTTTAGCCTGGGAACTCGTCTCCCAATGTCACCCCGGTGTACGATTCCGGCCTTCAACTTCTGGCTAA